Within the Pseudorasbora parva isolate DD20220531a chromosome 20, ASM2467924v1, whole genome shotgun sequence genome, the region CAGGGTTGCCGTTTGGTGAATAAGACAGCAAGTTAACCGCTAGCTGTATTTTGTGCTAACGTTATAAATCATAATgttattttgtagaaattgtAATGAGGTGCTGATTGTTCAAAATTATtgatattatacatttatttaggtaagatgcatttgtgtaagcaTGTGGGGAAATATTTATGcttttattttgcatttatgaattgtgttttgtgttttggcCATATCATTCTAATAAGGCCCAGTTTGCTCTTAATACAGCAGATAAACCTGTTCTCTGAGCTCAAATCCTACCTTGCATGGTGATGAGAATGATGAGGTCTCCGCCCTTGATAAACTCTCTTCTAGTGAGATCTGCTTTTCGGAGGAACTTTAAAGAGGCAACTCCACCAATTTCACTATTGAATTTAGGATTTCCCCAGTAATAGCTGTCATCTGTTAGAAGAAAacatggctttttaaaaaaacctgAAAGCTACAGATAATAACTTTGATTCTCATCTAAGTGAAATGttgcatataaaaaaataagaataatgatgataataatatcaGATTGCATTAAGGATCTAACCAAAACCAGTCAGATTAGGGTCGGTGGTGATGCTTTGCTCAAAGGACATGCGCTTCTGTATGTGTGGATTCTGGTCAAGGATCTGGACGGTTATTTGTCTCCATGGACAAGGCCACTGCAGCTGATCATCATTTGCACCAGATTCCAAATAAACTAACATGTTAAGTTCATtcgttttaaaatataactcagCCCTAAAGCAATAACCATCACTGGAGTAATACAGTGGACTCGCTAAAGAGTACAACCCACTGTTCATTTTCTTCTCAATGTCTCTTATCTGCCATATGAAGGGACACTCGGTCTCTGAAACATTGATATCATCCAGTGAGAAGCCTCCACTGGAGTTTCCTGCTCCTTTACGGCCTTCAAACACAACTTGGAAAGATTTATTGGCGTTCAGTGGCACATGATGCAGCTTCCAGTAATTCCCAGGGGTTTCTGCAAGAAATTAAGCGGTCAGTAACACTGAGATACAGGCCTATATGAGTGTGTGAAGAAGAGACAGACCTGTGATCTGATCCATAAGTCTGAGAGTTCCTGTGGTGTCTGCTTCATTCTGGTACTCTCGTATCCAGATGTTGAGCTGGTCAGACTGATGCCCGCTGTGATAGTAGTAGAACTGCAGGCACTGGACTTTGCAGTCTCTTGTAGGGGTCAGTGTCTTGCTCTCCAATCTGGCTGCGTCCCCCTGGTTTCTGCCCTCAGTGCTGAAGTGCATGAACAAAGACGAGCCTGAAACGGGCATGAAAACAGGTGTGTAGCAGCTGTGGATGGAAGTGGAGCATTTCTACTGACTGACTGTAATAGATCTGACCGTTCTGCTTTCTGCCCAAGTACGTGTGGTCGGTCACATTGATGCCCTTCACTGAGTTCACTCTCTTCCAGCCATAATCAGCAGcagaacacacactcatctgaCACAGAGATTCATCATCAAAACTACAGTGGTCAAGGAAAGAGACGGAGGAATCTGcagtgcacacaaacacacacagagactacATCAGTCCATTAAAATGATCCGGGTGAGGTATTTAGTACGGTGAGTGGGAGCTGTTTGGTTCACTTAGTTTTGCCGTGGccaaaatatatgaattagtaGAAACATCATATCAACTTGTGGAAACGTGATAATAAATTGGGGCCGCTAGATCATTTTGTCGAGGTAACATCATCTAATATGTTAAATTCCTGTAAAACTACTGTGTGCCCACAGAAATAGTCATAAAGTCAAAACTTCACTGGCATTATCTgcatttacagtatttataAGATATATACTTTAAGCAACATAATATACAGAAAGATAATTAGGTAAATattgaatataaaaataaacaaacagtgaaTGGATTTAAAAGGCTATGATGAATAAAATGTGGAGGAGTTGGGGCAGATAAGGAGGGGAAAGATTGTGGATGGTCTTGAACGTAAACAGGAGGATTTTGAATTATATGCGGAGTCTAACCAAGAGCCAGTGGAGTTGGTGCAAAACAGGGGTGATATGGTGAATAGAGGGGGTTCTGGAGATAATTTGAGCTGCAGAGTTCTGGACCAGTTGAAGTTTATAGAGGTATTTGTTAGGTAGACCAAAAAGAAGACTGTTACAGTAGTCGATGCGAGAGGTGACAAGGCTGTGTACAAGAAGAGCAGTGAATGTGGAGAAAGGGAGGGGCTGAGGCAATTAATATTGCGTAAGTGTAAAttgtctcaggttacgtatttaaccatggttccctgagagggaacgagacgctgcgttgGAACGCTgcgggaacgcctctgcgtgactGCGTGATTGAAGCACTCGTGAATTCTGTCCAATAGTGTGACGATAAGTCATAGGCAGGTGACGTCATTGAccaggaaactataaagcaccccCGGACCAAACAGCATTAGCTTCTAAAAAAGTTGAACAAATCGGTCaaaggcatgccgggagtatggcaaagcgacgcagaatctcgttccctctcagggaaccatggttacatgcgtaaactgagacgttcccttatcgagggagtTGGCTCGGACTTTTAGCGGTGATGGCTGACCGGCCAACTTGTATGCAAAAGAGATACAAaagcctcgactatccacttaCTCAGTGTCTGCTTAGATGCGGACTTCCCTTTACTcagggacccaaaacacacaaacaactgaTCAGACTTgcgccacagggcagctctttGGACATATGCATCCAAAGCCCTTACAGGGCAAAGCAGATTTAATCTCTTCCAGTCTGAGTTCTGGAAAGGAGGCAGAGaaaagcctgcagcattacaGGGCCCGCCACATTAGTGGCGACCTTTGGTACATAACCTTCCCTCTGGAATAAAAAAGCTTTCACTATACCAGGTGCGAACTCAAGACAAGAGGGAGACACCGACAGAGCCAGCAAATCCCGATTCTCTTAAGGGATGAAATAGCTAGAAGAAATGGCCTTTTTTTCTATGGCCTCTTTTCACAGAAGAGTCTGCACTTCCTGctccattaccagagcctgctcggaGGTAACCACTGTAGGAACTACCCCGTTAAACCTGGGCAGTTGTGACCCAAACTGAATTCGAAGTTcccacgctgccagaaaatctactaagggaaccaacCTCTCGAGGATGGCCTCTAGATTTTTCTGAGTGGCCAGCTCGGTGTCCTGAAGAGGCGCACCGGAAGGGAGCAACCAAACTGACCTCTCATGAGCCCTCCTGTCCCAATCCCCTCCAATCCCAAGCACATTACACACAGTttgtgtgtatccccacccttGATATAGTGAGGGCAAGGAGTAACACACTGTTTAAACTGTTGCTTTTTCGCCATACTTTATTTTTTCTCAGAGAGCCAAACATACATCAAATAGACAATGTTTCACAtagagcgcttgtgaagacagAAGCTAACGCTGTTTGGTCCGggggtgctttatagtttcctggTCAATGACGTCACCCACCTATGACGTATTGTAACACTATTTGTACGGATTTCATGAGTGCTTCATGACGCCATCATGCAGAGGCGTTCCCGCAGTGTTCCGATGCAGCGTGTGTTCCCTCAATGAGGGAAATGCAGACCGGATGATGTTATTGACTTGGGATTGAAAAGATGTGCTGTCGAGGATGATACCCAGACTCTTAACCTGGTGGGAGGGGGAGACAGAGGAGTGGTCAATGGGTAGGGAAAAACTGAGGAAGTTGGAGGAGAACCAGAATTTGAGCTCGGTGAGGCAGTCAGGAAGGGAGGAGTGTGGAAGGAAGGAATTGGGTTTGCTGGAGAGGTAGAGCTAGGTGTCATCCACTTAACAATGGAAGTGGATGTTGTATTTGCGGAAGATATTAGATGGAGGTAGATGATGAAGGGAAGGGGCCCAAGGACAGAGCCCTGGGGTACACCAGTGGTAATGGAGGACAGGTGGGAACTTCAGGATTGGATTTGGATGAACTGACAGCGGCCTGAGAGGTAAGATTTAAACCAGTCAAGGGGTGTATGTGAAATACCAATGGAAATTAATCTATTGAGGAGGATAGTATGAGAGATAGTATCGAAGGCTGCACTCAGATAGAGGAGGATGAAAATTGTGAGTAAACCAGAATCGGTTGCCAGGAGGAGGTAATTTGGGATTTTAATTAGTGCAAATTAGTGGTGTAATggatcacaaaaaaaaattggattAGAAAAAAGGGGGAGAAGACCATTTTTATTTGCTTTCCATTTATATATAATTGATAATTGGTTAttgttttaacaaaaataaaataaataaccagctgaataaataaaatgttactcAGTTGCTAAAGTGTAACATgaaataccatagatatgtatatgtAGACTAAGAATGTTGTTTTGAGGCAACGttggggagaggacgctggcttTGTCTGTTCGCCACTTCTCcgcccacaaatcatgttactgtactattagatttagattttattttgttatgtttgtgaccagtctaacagtcagagctacaattggggctgttgctgattgctggcagccactgagaggacgttgttcatCGTTCGCCGTTTTCCACTGCTTctctgtttatgtttgaattgctacggttggttttggtttgaaggacatttgatgttgctcgctgcggctgctctctcttctgggaatcggctgctcactggtggtctctcTCGGGTTTGAGCTGCATGGTGTCACGGTTCATCAATCCGTCGTCTCACtcactgtgtgttgtgtggttGTGTTGGGGGCGTGGTTTCTGATTATTGCCTGAGCACtatcacctgctgcactcatcaccGCTCCCTTCATATATGTGGCACTGACTGCACACATTGTCAGATCGTTGCAGGCTCGGTGGTCCCTGGTGTGTGCTGTTCTCTCCCGGGAGATCGTCTCTGTTCCGGATTCCAGGATTCCCGCGGCACTTCTGCCCACTGCTTCCCCTGCGTCACGAGCCCCTGACCAGCTCACCGCCTTCACCGTTCTCTGGACCTGCCTGACTGTCCTGTATCCTGCCTGCCCGTTCTGAGTTTCAGTGGTCTTCGGACTTTATGTGCTTCGTGCAGTTCTGTCAATAAATGAGTTATCGCATTTGGATCTTTCAGTCTCTTTCTAGACCCTGACAGAAGGATCTGACCACAAATGGATCCAGCGAGAGTTGCAGGACTGCAGGAGTATCTCGCTAACAGTAATCAGAGGATGGATCGCCAGGATGAACAGGTGACAGCTACCACCCAGGCGGTACAGGCTCTCGTGGCGCAGGTGTCCGAGCTCTCCAACCAGCTACAACAACTCAGACAACCCGCTGCGCCAGCCCCACCGCCGGTTCCCCAGAACCCAGTCAACATCGGCGGCCAGCACGAGCCCCGCATCCCTACGCCGGAACGCTACGCAGGCGAGCCTAATCTGTGTAGATCCTTTTTAACCAGATGCTCACTGTTTTTCTCATTACAGCCCATGACATTCGCCACGGAGAATTCCAGAGTGGCATTGGTTCTCAATCTGCTGGCGGGCCGTGCTGCGCTGTGGGGAACGGCGGTTTGGGAGAACCAACACACatgctgctcctcgttccaaGCACTCTCGGAGGAGATGAGACGGGTCTTTGATCGCGCCATAGTGGGCCGTGAGGCAGCCCAAAAGCTGACGGAGCTTCGCCAGGGCAATCGACCCGTCTCCGATTACATCATCGAGTTCCGGACTTTAACGGCAGAGTGCAAATGGAATGAGGAGGCGCAGTGGGATCatttcctgcatgggctggctgaccgtgtcCAACGGGAGATCTTCACACTGGAACTACCCACTGATCTTAACGGACTCATGGAGTTGGCTGTGCGAGTGGATTCACGCCTAGAGTACCGTGACCAACGTTTTCAGACAAGGAGATTACCAGAGTACCGGGAGTTTCTGGCCCACGACACGGTCAGCCCACCCATCGATcacgagcccatgcaggtggggaGAGCTCGGCTTTCCCGGGAGGAGAGAGAACGCCGGAAGACGGGAGGTTTGTGTCTTTATTGTGGCGCGGCGGGGCATTTCCTCAACCAGTGTCCGTTAAAAGAGCGAGCCCGACAGTAGAACGGGGGTTACTGTCGGGTGGAGCTGCGTTGGGGAAATCCTCGTCCGCGACTCTCCTTCCGGGTAGGTTGCAGTGGGCCAATGGATCTCATCACTGCCAGGCGCTGGTGGACTCCGGGGCAGAGGGTAACTTTTTGGACCGCCACCTCGCTTCACAGCTCCAGATCCCTCTCACCCCCCTCCCCAACCCCATTGCTGTGCACGCCCTTAACGGACAGACTCTTCccaccatcacacacaccactgACACCCTCACTCTGGTCATATCGGGCAATCACACTATCAAATTCTTCATCACGGACTCCCCCCTCATCCCCATTGTCCTCGGTCATCCCTGGTTGCTGAAACACAATcccagggttgactggggacacaATTCAGTTATTGGTTAGAGTAATCAGTGCCATGCCTCTTGTCTTGTTTCTGCTCGTTCGTCTGTGTCTCGTTCTGTGTTTCAGGAGGAGACGGCGGATTTATCTAACGTGCCtgcggagtacctcgacctgaaggaggtgttcagtaagtcccgggctgcttctctccctccccaccgtccctatgactgtgctatagacttACTGCCAGGCAAGTCTCCGCCCAAAGGCAAGTTATACTCTCTTTCTTTAcctgagagggaggccatggagaaatatatttctgattctctagcttcCGAGTTCATCCGCCCCtcttcttctccagcgggggcggggttctttttcgtgagtaagaaggatggttctctgcgaccttgtatTGATTACCGGGGGTTGaacaacatcacggtaaagaatacttatcctttgccgttgatgtcttcagccttcgagaggttacagggagcatccgtatTCACGAAATTGGACTTACGTAATGCTTATCATTTGGTGCGCATAAGAGAGGGGGATGAGTGGAAGACGGCGTTTAATACCCCTAGGggccattttgaatatttggttaTGCCCTTCGGGCTTTCCAACTCCCCCGCAGTCTTCCAGGCACTAGTCAATGACGTGTTGGGAGACATGGTCGATCAGTTTCtgtatgtctacctggatgacatattgattttttcttcgtctctccaggaacatgtccgacacgtcagactagtgcttcagaggttgctagagaatgggcttttggtcaaggcggagaaatgcgcgttccatgcacagtctgttcctttcctGGGTTATATCGTCTCATTCGAGGGACTGCGCATGGATCCTGACAAAGTTAAGGCTGTgatagattggccaagtccagattctcGTAAGGCCCTGCAGAGGTTTCTGGgattcgccaatttctatcggcgttttattcgcaacttcagccaactagccaCGCCTCTGACAGCGTTGACCTCCTCCAGAACTGTCTTCAGGTGGTCTGGTGCAGCCGAGGCTGCATTTTCCAAACTCaagagccgctttgtttcggctctcATTCTGGTGACCCCTGATCCATCTAGACAGTTCGTGGTGGAGGTTGACGCATCAGAGACGGGGGTAGGTGCAGTTCTTTCCCAGCGCTCTTCCtcggatgacaagatgcacccgtgcgcgtttttttCTCATCGTTTATCCCCAGCCGAACGCAATtacgacattggtaacagagaatTGTTGGCAGTCAAACTTGCATTGGAAGAATGGCGTCATTGGTTAGAGGGGTCAGGGGTACCTTTTATCGTATGGACCGATCATAAGAATCTAGAGTACAtcagatctgctaaaagactcaactctaggcaggctcggtgggcccTTTTTTTCGGACGCTTCAATTTTTCTCTATCGTACCGCCCGGGTtccaaaaacatcaaacccgatgcTTTGTCGCACGTTTTTGACCGCTCCGAACGCCCGTCTACTCCCGAGTGCATTTTACCTGAGAGACTGGTTGTCTCCACACTCATATGGGAGGTCGAGTCGAGGGTCAAGTCGGCcctagaaggggtaacgcctccgCCCGGCGGGCCACCGAGTCGGTTATTTATGCCAGAGGGAGTTCGGTCCGACGTCATACGATGGGGTCATTGTTCCAATGTAGCTTGCCATCCAGGGGTAAATAGAACTAAATTTTTGGTCAAGCAACGATTCTGGTGGCCTCGCATGGCTCGCGACATCCGGGAGTTTGTTTTGGCCTGTTCAGTCTGCGCCATTGGTAAGACTTCTAATCGCCCTCCCGATAGGTTACTCCAACCACTGTcagttccttcgagaccctggtcccacatcgcacTAGATTTCAtcaccgccctcccgccctcacAGGGCAAGACGGTTGTTTTAACCGTCGTGGACCGGTTCTCGAAAATGGTTCATTTTATTCCTTTAGTCAAGTTACCTTcggccaaggagacagcggtagctGTCGTTGACCACGTCTTTCGTTTACATGGCCTTCCGATGGACGTGGTTTCCGACAGGGGGCCCCAATTTATTTCGAAATTTTGGCGCGAATTCTGTAAATTACTGGGGGcgacggttagtctgtcttcagGGTTTCACCCCTAGAGTAATAGTCAGACTGAGCGGGCCAACCAAGATCTTGAGAGAGGGTTGCGATGTTTAGCCTCCAAGAATCCTTCGTCCTGGAGCCAGCAAATCTCTTGGATTGAGTACGCCCATAATTCGTTACCAGTGTCGGGTACGGGCCtctcgccatttgagtgtagccTAGGGTACCAGCCACCACTCTTTCCCAGTCTGGAATCCGAAGTCGCGGTCCCCTCCGCCCACGCATTCGTCCAGAGGTGTCGCCGCACATGGAGTAGAGCCCgcgagactctgctccaggtgcgtgcgcgcaccaaggcccaagccgatcgccaccggtctaagcctcccgtctacgtcgtgggtcaaaaagtgtggctttcatccagaaacattcctctccgctccgtgagTAATAAACTGGCCCCCAAATTTATTGGCCCGTTTCCTGTCAACAAAATTCTTACTCCGGTGACAGTACGCCTCAAACTACCTCCTGCGTACGGGAGGATACACCCTGTGTTTCATGTTTCCAAATTAAAGCCTGTGTTTTACTCCCACATTAATCCGCCAGCCCCGGTTCCTCCCCCGCCGCgtctcgtagatggggaaccaacctATACGGTAAATCGTATCCTGGACtcgagacggaggggacgcggattccagtacttggtggactgggaaggttacggtccggaggagaggagttgggttcctgctagggacatactggatcactcccttatcgaTGATTACAATCGACAGGTAGGTCCTCCTGGGAACTCCAGGAGgggctcctagggggaggggtactgtcacggttcatcaaTCCGTCGTCTCACtcactgtgtgttgtgtggttGTGTTGGGGGCGTGGTTTCTGATTATTGCCTGAGCACtatcacctgctgcactcatcaccGCTCCCTTCATATACGTGGCACTGACTGCACACATTGTCAGATCGTTGCAGGCTCTGTGGTCCCTGGTGTGTGCTGTTCTCTCCCGGGAGATCGTCTCTGTTCCGGATTCCAGGATTCCCGCGGCACTTCTGCCCACTGCTTCCCCTGCGTCACGAGCCCCTGACCAGCTCACCGCCTTCACCGTTCTCTGGACCTGCCTGACTGTCCTGTATCCTGCCTGCCCGTTCTGAGTTTCAGTGGTCTTCGGACTTTATGTACTTCGTGCAGTTCTGTCAATAAATGAGTTATCGCATTTGGATCTTTCAGTCTCTTTCTAGACCCTGAcacatggtggctgaagtttgcactgTGGGccagcgtcatcagcgtccggtATGATGTTGGggtgttccgcttctcggctgtgccgctgttccgtcttgcactgcggccgtggagcggcttggacttctgcgccgaccccggtgtgtccacagaagtgtaCTAAAAACTttgtctgcctcctgcatggtgctgcggtgATCCCCATCAtctcatgaagacccatcatctggtcttcaccTGTCATGCCtcgatgacgtcatcaggacactgccgaatTTGGAATGTGGCACCAGTCTagcgctgggagaaatgtaaaacatggagtgggagacttccaccatcagctctgtttctgttcatcatcagctctgtttctgttcaccatcagctctgtttctgttccaTTTTCTGTGTCGGTTGATtctttgtagtattctatatttttacttttctaattttttccctttgttgctttttgagattcttcggaatgaaaagtgcgttataaataaaatatattaatattattattattagatgcCTCATTAACGACTGTTCTATG harbors:
- the LOC137049940 gene encoding meprin A subunit beta-like, giving the protein MLGLEERLEPLVLLLPYGPQILVSFLMKTGERLYQVRKCWSSIRRTSSGGQTLSIGNDCGRKAIVEHEFLHALGFSHQHTRYDRDDYVTINYGNITKGYESSLSKSSGNVSVTQGTSYDYYSVMHFDKNAFSNGNGSTIITKSPEFQDVIGQLMEMSESDVTELNKLYKCNSSVSFLDHCSFDDESLCQMSVCSAADYGWKRVNSVKGINVTDHTYLGRKQNGSSLFMHFSTEGRNQGDAARLESKTLTPTRDCKVQCLQFYYYHSGHQSDQLNIWIREYQNEADTTGTLRLMDQITETPGNYWKLHHVPLNANKSFQVVFEGRKGAGNSSGGFSLDDINVSETECPFIWQIRDIEKKMNSGLYSLASPLYYSSDGYCFRAELYFKTNELNMLVYLESGANDDQLQWPCPWRQITVQILDQNPHIQKRMSFEQSITTDPNLTGFDDSYYWGNPKFNSEIGGVASLKFLRKADLTRREFIKGGDLIILITMQDISALLQKGSLPCPKAMVKNFNISTDTSGQQRPCPARATPQPNSTTRTPTTATTTITTTTTPTTTPTTTPTTTTTRTPTTTPTTTTTRTPTTTP